One Sphingomonas endolithica DNA segment encodes these proteins:
- a CDS encoding homocysteine S-methyltransferase family protein, whose amino-acid sequence MTIRETFLAEAAKRVLITDGAFGTEIQNWKLDEADYAGDLGLFKDQKGNNDILALTKPEVPETITREYLDAGSDIVSTNTFSANLISQADYAAEHLVREINLASAQIARRLADDYAAKDGRPRFVAGAIGPTNKTLSLSPDVNDPGFREITFDYLKDVYREQIDALLEGGVDFILIETVFDTLNAKAGIMAALEAADALGREVPIMLSMTLTDLSGRNLSGHTVEAFWHAVRHARPITIGLNCSFGAEQLRPHVRTLSNICDTLIMVYPNAGLPNELGEYDEQPSTTAGLVREWAANAQVNVLGGCCGSTPAHIAAMAKAVQGLPARVVPVPPVKTRLAGLEPMTMAA is encoded by the coding sequence ATGACGATCCGCGAAACATTCCTGGCCGAAGCCGCCAAGCGCGTCCTCATCACCGATGGCGCGTTCGGCACCGAGATCCAGAACTGGAAGCTCGATGAAGCCGATTATGCCGGCGATCTTGGCCTGTTCAAGGACCAAAAGGGCAATAACGACATCCTCGCGCTGACCAAGCCCGAGGTGCCGGAGACGATCACGCGCGAATATCTCGACGCGGGATCGGATATCGTCTCGACCAACACGTTCAGCGCGAACCTGATCAGCCAGGCGGATTATGCCGCCGAGCATCTGGTGCGCGAGATCAACCTTGCCTCAGCGCAGATCGCGCGGCGGCTGGCGGACGACTATGCCGCTAAGGACGGCCGGCCACGCTTCGTTGCAGGCGCAATCGGGCCAACCAACAAGACGCTGTCGCTATCCCCGGACGTTAACGATCCCGGCTTCCGAGAGATCACCTTCGATTACCTGAAGGACGTGTACCGCGAGCAGATCGATGCGCTGCTCGAAGGCGGGGTGGATTTCATCCTGATCGAGACGGTGTTCGACACGCTGAACGCCAAGGCCGGGATCATGGCCGCATTGGAAGCAGCGGACGCGCTGGGTCGTGAGGTGCCGATCATGCTGTCTATGACGCTGACCGATCTCAGCGGACGCAACCTTTCCGGGCATACGGTGGAAGCGTTCTGGCATGCCGTGCGGCATGCGCGGCCGATTACGATCGGGCTGAATTGCTCGTTCGGCGCGGAGCAGTTGCGGCCGCACGTACGCACCCTGTCGAACATCTGCGACACGCTGATCATGGTCTATCCCAATGCCGGCCTGCCCAACGAACTGGGAGAATATGACGAGCAGCCCTCGACCACCGCGGGTCTGGTGCGCGAATGGGCGGCCAATGCGCAGGTCAATGTGCTGGGCGGCTGCTGTGGGTCTACGCCGGCGCATATTGCGGCGATGGCCAAGGCGGTGCAGGGGCTTCCGGCGCGGGTGGTACCTGTGCCGCCGGTGAAGACACGGCTGGCCGGGCTGGAGCCGATGACGATGGCGGCTTGA
- the metH gene encoding methionine synthase → MTTISATNFVNIGERTNVTGSARFKKLIMAGDYPAAVEVARQQVQSGAQVLDVNMDEGLLDAEYAMTTFLKLIAAEPDIARIPFMVDSSKWSVIEAGLKCVSGKPIVNSISMKEGEEKFLYEARKCMQYGAAVVVMAFDEAGQADTQARKIEICERAYNVLMGIGFPPEDIIFDANVFAVATGIEEHNNYGVDFIEAVREIRQRCPHVHFSGGLSNLSFSFRGNEPVRRAMHSVFLYYAIPAGLDMAIVNAGQLDIYDDINPELREACEDVILNRPQRKPDETPTERLIAIAERFRGTDAVAEKAAAEWRSLPVTKRLEYALVKGIDAHVVDDTEECRQQFARPIEVIEGPLMDGMNVVGDLFGSGKMFLPQVVKSARVMKKAVAHLLPFIEAAKEPGARGKGKIIMATVKGDVHDIGKNIVGVVLQCNGFDVVDMGVMVPWSDILKAANENDADMIGLSGLITPSLDEMVTVAEEMKRAGMTMPLLIGGATTSKVHTALRIAPAYDGPVVHVLDASRAVGVASTLVSDTIRDEFVQKTADDYEAVRLARANKGQSALVPIAEARANAFPADMAIKPPAPKQPGVHVFDDWDLADLREIIDWTPFFRAWELAGNYPAILTDEVVGESATSLFADAHKMLDQIIAEKWLTAKGVAGLWPCHRDGDDVFIYTNPSESHRSPDGASFPADLRIPSLDPASRETVRMPFLRQQVAKREGRANMCLADFIDPQGDWIGGFAVTAGHGIEEHLSRFKAQHDDYQDILLKALADRLAEAFAERLHQHVRTTLWGYAEGEQLTNEALIREQYRGIRPAPGYPACPDHSEKPMLFDLLGATDATGITLTDSFAMLPTAAVSGFYFGHPQAEYFGVARVGPDQVQDYAERRGVDLPTAQRWLRPNLD, encoded by the coding sequence ATGACCACCATTTCCGCCACCAATTTCGTCAATATCGGCGAGCGCACCAACGTCACCGGCTCGGCGCGCTTCAAGAAGCTGATCATGGCGGGGGATTACCCTGCGGCGGTGGAAGTCGCGCGCCAGCAGGTCCAATCCGGCGCGCAGGTGCTCGACGTCAATATGGACGAGGGGCTGCTCGACGCCGAATACGCCATGACCACGTTCCTCAAGTTAATCGCCGCGGAACCGGATATCGCGCGCATCCCGTTCATGGTCGACAGCTCGAAATGGTCGGTGATCGAGGCGGGGCTGAAATGCGTCTCGGGCAAGCCGATCGTCAATTCGATCAGCATGAAGGAGGGCGAGGAGAAGTTCCTCTACGAAGCGCGAAAGTGCATGCAGTACGGCGCCGCCGTCGTCGTCATGGCGTTCGACGAGGCCGGGCAGGCCGACACGCAGGCGCGGAAGATCGAGATTTGCGAGCGCGCCTACAACGTGCTGATGGGGATCGGCTTCCCGCCCGAGGACATCATCTTCGACGCCAATGTGTTCGCGGTCGCCACCGGCATCGAAGAGCATAACAATTACGGCGTCGACTTCATCGAGGCGGTGCGCGAGATCCGGCAGCGTTGCCCGCACGTCCATTTCTCGGGCGGCCTGTCCAACCTCAGCTTCTCGTTCCGCGGCAACGAGCCGGTGCGCCGCGCGATGCACTCGGTGTTCCTGTATTACGCCATTCCCGCCGGGCTCGACATGGCGATCGTCAATGCCGGGCAGCTGGATATCTACGACGATATCAATCCAGAACTGCGCGAAGCGTGTGAGGACGTCATCCTCAACCGGCCGCAGCGCAAACCCGACGAGACGCCGACGGAGCGATTGATCGCGATCGCCGAGCGGTTTCGCGGCACCGATGCGGTGGCGGAGAAGGCGGCGGCGGAGTGGCGCTCGCTGCCGGTGACCAAGCGGCTGGAATATGCGCTGGTCAAGGGCATCGACGCGCATGTCGTCGACGATACCGAGGAATGCCGCCAGCAATTCGCGCGGCCGATCGAGGTGATCGAGGGGCCGCTGATGGACGGGATGAACGTGGTCGGCGACCTGTTCGGCTCGGGCAAGATGTTCCTGCCGCAGGTGGTGAAGAGCGCGCGCGTGATGAAGAAGGCGGTCGCGCATCTGTTGCCGTTCATCGAAGCGGCCAAAGAGCCCGGCGCGCGCGGCAAGGGCAAGATCATCATGGCGACCGTCAAGGGCGACGTGCATGATATCGGCAAGAACATCGTCGGCGTCGTCCTGCAGTGCAACGGCTTCGACGTGGTCGACATGGGCGTGATGGTGCCGTGGAGCGATATCCTCAAGGCGGCGAACGAGAATGACGCCGACATGATCGGGCTCTCCGGGCTGATCACGCCGAGCCTCGACGAGATGGTCACCGTCGCCGAGGAGATGAAGCGCGCCGGCATGACCATGCCGCTGCTGATCGGCGGCGCGACGACGTCCAAAGTGCATACGGCGCTGCGCATCGCGCCGGCCTATGATGGTCCGGTGGTCCACGTGCTCGACGCGAGCCGCGCCGTCGGCGTCGCTTCGACCTTGGTCAGCGATACGATCCGCGACGAGTTCGTGCAGAAGACCGCGGACGATTACGAGGCAGTGCGCCTCGCGCGCGCCAACAAGGGGCAAAGCGCGCTCGTCCCGATCGCCGAGGCGCGCGCCAATGCTTTCCCAGCCGACATGGCGATCAAGCCGCCAGCGCCAAAACAGCCCGGCGTGCATGTGTTCGACGATTGGGACCTGGCCGACCTGCGCGAGATCATCGACTGGACGCCGTTCTTCCGCGCCTGGGAGTTGGCGGGCAATTATCCTGCGATTTTGACCGATGAGGTGGTGGGGGAAAGTGCGACGTCGCTGTTTGCGGATGCGCACAAGATGCTCGACCAGATCATTGCGGAGAAGTGGCTGACGGCCAAGGGCGTGGCTGGATTGTGGCCTTGTCACCGCGATGGGGATGACGTGTTCATCTACACCAACCCGTCGGAAAGCCATCGAAGCCCCGACGGTGCGTCGTTCCCCGCCGATCTTCGCATTCCTTCGCTTGATCCCGCTAGCCGGGAAACGGTGCGTATGCCGTTCCTGCGCCAGCAGGTCGCCAAGCGCGAAGGGCGGGCGAACATGTGTCTCGCCGACTTCATCGATCCGCAGGGCGACTGGATCGGCGGCTTTGCGGTCACTGCCGGGCATGGCATCGAAGAGCATCTCAGCCGCTTCAAGGCGCAGCATGACGATTATCAGGACATCCTGCTCAAGGCACTGGCAGATCGCCTGGCCGAGGCGTTTGCCGAGCGGCTGCACCAACATGTCCGCACCACCTTGTGGGGCTATGCTGAGGGCGAGCAACTCACCAACGAGGCGCTGATCCGCGAGCAATATCGCGGCATCCGCCCGGCGCCGGGCTATCCAGCTTGCCCGGACCACAGCGAGAAGCCGATGTTGTTCGACTTGCTGGGGGCTACCGACGCCACCGGGATCACGCTGACCGACAGCTTTGCCATGCTGCCGACGGCAGCAGTCAGCGGCTTCTATTTCGGGCATCCCCAGGCGGAATATTTCGGTGTGGCGCGTGTCGGCCCCGATCAGGTGCAGGATTATGCCGAGAGGCGGGGCGTCGATCTGCCAACCGCGCAACGCTGGCTGAGGCCCAATCTCGACTGA
- a CDS encoding LamG-like jellyroll fold domain-containing protein produces the protein MSDKPEDVRGDIDPTASPIDQFAAAQHSRRNIMKWGSLLSAMSMTGVLAACGNDDDPLPTPTPSPTPTPTPAASVQVSSFGLAVLPDTQFYSRYATEGTGNQFKRLYGSEPYLAQTQWLAKNAAALKIPFVIHVGDVVDQVGVEEQWKVADTAMKVLEDAKLPYSVVAGNHDVRSDAGYDSARPDVGTDADRNLADEPYLKWFPTERAARQKTFGGRHRSGFHEYHTFEAEGQKFLVLAMSWRTSKAGIIWAQNVLNANPTLPCILVNHELLGIANDAVSPLEGDYGKMLWENLIRTNDQIFMTLNGHIHGSSRLTKKNDFGNDVLEMVVDYQMAYQGGNGLMRFYEFDLTNNKIHALSFSPWVPQKPKDTLNAFDQAMLTEDNHQFTVSMNFAERFKRFAPTFKAAAASNLSLTAATTKMIMDGFTAVPVPPAAPAASAEDYVKIAGTTAHWRFYGGTNGAAVPVGQVIADASGGNNPLKRAALNVPATNTAQASDLTWSDDHHYLSAAPGSVVFSNTSNAPRLSYFLTDVAAQMNDDAFEQGYTIEAFVKIAKDWTATNNAWMNVMTRGGRRDAIPGWSGSYGDSPPIQFAVSNLREIQWEVPSFTAAGPVRSRTAWSGEIIVDRWMHLAFVNDPVAKTITMYIEGAPVLRNAVDAVGLPNNGLPWVVGAGASNLASPGGGFLGAIGEIRIVPKPLLPAQWLTARAPK, from the coding sequence ATGAGTGACAAGCCAGAAGACGTGCGCGGCGATATTGATCCGACGGCGTCGCCGATCGATCAGTTCGCCGCCGCGCAGCACAGCCGCCGTAACATCATGAAGTGGGGCTCGCTGCTGTCCGCCATGAGCATGACCGGCGTGCTCGCCGCGTGCGGCAACGATGACGACCCGCTGCCGACGCCGACCCCCAGCCCGACCCCCACGCCGACCCCGGCCGCCTCGGTGCAGGTGTCGAGCTTCGGCCTTGCCGTGCTGCCCGACACGCAATTCTATTCGCGCTACGCCACCGAAGGCACCGGGAACCAGTTCAAGCGCCTCTATGGCAGCGAACCCTATCTCGCCCAGACGCAGTGGCTGGCCAAGAACGCCGCGGCGCTCAAAATCCCGTTCGTCATCCATGTCGGCGACGTCGTCGACCAGGTCGGCGTCGAGGAACAGTGGAAGGTCGCCGACACCGCGATGAAGGTGCTGGAAGACGCGAAGCTGCCGTATTCGGTGGTCGCCGGTAACCACGACGTCCGCTCCGATGCAGGCTACGATTCGGCACGTCCGGATGTCGGCACCGATGCCGATCGTAATCTCGCCGACGAGCCGTATCTGAAATGGTTTCCGACCGAGCGCGCGGCGCGCCAGAAGACGTTCGGTGGGCGCCATCGCAGCGGCTTCCACGAATATCACACGTTCGAGGCCGAGGGGCAGAAGTTCCTCGTCCTCGCTATGTCGTGGCGCACGTCGAAGGCCGGGATCATCTGGGCGCAGAACGTGCTCAACGCCAATCCGACGCTGCCGTGCATCCTGGTCAATCACGAATTGCTCGGGATCGCCAATGACGCAGTCAGCCCACTCGAGGGCGACTATGGCAAGATGCTGTGGGAAAATCTGATCCGCACCAACGATCAGATCTTCATGACGCTCAACGGCCATATCCACGGTTCGTCGCGGCTGACCAAGAAGAACGATTTCGGCAACGATGTGCTCGAGATGGTGGTCGATTACCAGATGGCCTATCAGGGCGGCAACGGCCTGATGCGCTTCTACGAATTCGATTTGACCAACAACAAGATCCACGCTCTGTCCTTCTCGCCCTGGGTGCCGCAGAAGCCCAAGGACACGCTGAACGCGTTCGACCAGGCCATGCTGACCGAGGACAATCACCAGTTCACCGTCAGCATGAACTTTGCCGAGCGCTTCAAGCGGTTCGCCCCGACCTTCAAGGCGGCGGCAGCGTCGAACCTGTCGCTCACCGCGGCGACGACCAAGATGATCATGGACGGCTTCACGGCGGTCCCCGTGCCGCCGGCCGCGCCGGCCGCCAGCGCGGAGGATTATGTCAAGATCGCCGGTACGACGGCGCACTGGCGCTTCTATGGCGGCACCAATGGCGCCGCCGTGCCGGTCGGCCAGGTGATCGCCGATGCTTCGGGCGGTAATAATCCGTTGAAGCGCGCGGCGCTCAATGTGCCGGCGACCAACACAGCGCAGGCGTCGGACCTGACGTGGAGCGACGATCACCATTACCTGTCGGCCGCGCCGGGATCGGTGGTGTTCTCCAACACGAGCAATGCGCCACGGCTAAGCTACTTCCTGACCGACGTCGCCGCGCAGATGAACGACGATGCGTTCGAGCAGGGCTATACGATCGAAGCGTTCGTCAAGATCGCCAAGGATTGGACGGCGACGAACAATGCCTGGATGAACGTGATGACGCGCGGCGGCCGCCGCGACGCCATTCCGGGCTGGTCTGGCAGCTATGGAGACTCGCCGCCGATCCAGTTTGCCGTGTCCAACCTGCGCGAGATCCAGTGGGAAGTGCCTTCGTTTACCGCCGCCGGCCCGGTACGGTCGCGGACCGCTTGGTCGGGCGAAATCATCGTCGATCGCTGGATGCATCTCGCATTCGTCAACGATCCTGTGGCCAAGACGATCACGATGTATATCGAGGGTGCTCCGGTCTTGCGAAACGCCGTGGACGCCGTCGGCCTGCCGAACAATGGCCTGCCGTGGGTCGTCGGTGCAGGCGCCTCGAACCTGGCCAGCCCGGGCGGCGGTTTCCTGGGGGCGATCGGCGAAATCCGCATCGTGCCCAAGCCGCTGTTGCCGGCACAGTGGCTGACGGCGCGCGCACCGAAGTGA
- a CDS encoding right-handed parallel beta-helix repeat-containing protein, with translation MRLSLAALALALTVPAAAQQARAPFVIAETGQGFNTIDDAVGAVRMGTATILIAPGTYHQCTIQAGGRITFKAVQPGTAIFEGETCEGKAAFVLRGQESIVDGLVFRGMRVDDGNGAGIRTEMGNLTVRNSMFLDSQEGILGGEPTGQRIVIDRSTFSGLGQCDETVDCAHSIYLANQGSVTITNSRFERGTGGHYVKLRVPNVSITDNSFDDTGGKKTNYMIDLPEGGTGVIARNTMVQGRNKENWTGFVVVAAEQRKYPSTGLRVEANTAGLAPGETRSPVFVANYGRDRLALGANRLGAGIRAFETR, from the coding sequence ATGCGTCTATCTCTTGCTGCACTCGCTCTTGCGCTGACCGTCCCCGCCGCCGCCCAGCAGGCGCGCGCGCCGTTCGTCATTGCCGAGACGGGGCAGGGCTTCAACACGATCGACGATGCGGTGGGCGCGGTGCGCATGGGTACGGCGACGATCCTGATCGCGCCGGGCACCTACCACCAATGCACCATTCAGGCCGGCGGCCGGATCACGTTCAAGGCGGTGCAGCCGGGGACGGCGATCTTCGAAGGCGAGACCTGCGAGGGCAAGGCAGCGTTCGTGCTGCGCGGGCAGGAATCGATTGTCGACGGACTGGTGTTCCGCGGCATGCGAGTAGATGACGGAAATGGCGCCGGCATCCGTACCGAGATGGGTAACCTCACAGTGCGCAATTCGATGTTCCTCGACAGCCAGGAGGGAATTCTGGGCGGCGAGCCGACCGGGCAGCGGATCGTGATCGACCGGTCGACCTTTTCAGGCCTGGGGCAGTGCGACGAGACGGTTGATTGTGCGCATTCGATCTACCTCGCCAATCAGGGATCGGTGACGATCACCAATTCGCGCTTCGAGCGCGGCACCGGCGGGCATTACGTCAAGCTGCGCGTGCCCAACGTGTCGATCACCGACAACAGCTTCGACGATACCGGCGGCAAGAAAACCAATTACATGATCGACCTGCCCGAAGGTGGCACCGGGGTGATCGCGCGCAACACGATGGTGCAGGGCCGCAACAAGGAGAACTGGACCGGCTTCGTCGTGGTCGCGGCGGAGCAGCGGAAATACCCCTCGACCGGGCTCAGGGTCGAGGCAAATACCGCCGGCCTGGCACCCGGCGAGACCCGCAGCCCCGTGTTCGTCGCCAACTATGGCCGCGACCGGTTGGCGCTCGGCGCCAACCGGCTGGGTGCCGGCATCAGGGCGTTCGAGACGCGCTGA
- a CDS encoding alkaline phosphatase family protein, with protein sequence MKSMAAIIALALAGTAPIVPASVAAQGAPRTLPVPTAPGTPKGPPKLIVVVSVDQFSADLFGEYRASYSDGLARLLKGGVFPSGFQSHAATETCPGHSTITSGYRPAHTGIIANNWIDQAALRAEKTVYCAEDETVPGSTSSNYTVSDKHLKVPTLGERMKAADPRTRVVSVAGKDRAAVMMGGHKVDELWWWNGKAFVSYAGRTEPAVVARANTTVAALVARAQAPLAVTANCMARDKAVALGGGKSVGTGHFERAAGNASAFRANPAFDAAILALAAGLVQDMKLGQGPATDIITVGASATDYIGHTYGTEGAEMCLQMGELDRNLGGFFAVLDATGVDYEVVLTADHGGNDIPEREVLSNIPEAQRAAPVLAPAAMGKAIADKLGIAAPLLFGDIPNGDVWLSTALTPAQRKAVLAEAVARYKAMPQVAAVLTASDIKATPMPKGPPAAWTLAERARASFDPTRSGDLLVFLKPRVTPIPNAAGGYVATHGSPYDYDRRVPILFWRAGMTGFEHPGGVETVDIAPTLARTIGLKLRGVDGRCLDLTAGGASCR encoded by the coding sequence ATGAAATCCATGGCCGCCATCATCGCTCTGGCGCTTGCCGGAACGGCGCCAATCGTCCCCGCGTCCGTTGCGGCGCAGGGCGCGCCACGAACGCTACCGGTACCGACCGCACCGGGTACGCCAAAGGGACCGCCCAAGCTGATCGTCGTCGTATCGGTCGATCAATTCTCCGCCGATCTGTTTGGCGAATACCGCGCCAGCTATAGCGACGGCCTTGCCCGCCTGCTGAAGGGCGGCGTGTTTCCCTCGGGCTTCCAGAGCCATGCCGCCACCGAAACCTGCCCCGGTCATTCGACCATCACCAGCGGCTATCGCCCGGCCCATACCGGCATCATCGCTAATAACTGGATCGACCAGGCGGCACTCCGCGCCGAAAAGACGGTATATTGCGCCGAGGACGAGACCGTCCCCGGCAGCACTTCATCCAATTACACCGTGTCCGACAAGCATCTGAAGGTGCCGACGCTCGGCGAGCGCATGAAGGCGGCCGACCCGCGCACGCGGGTCGTGTCGGTAGCGGGCAAGGACCGCGCGGCAGTGATGATGGGCGGCCACAAGGTCGACGAACTATGGTGGTGGAACGGCAAGGCCTTTGTCAGCTATGCCGGTCGCACGGAGCCTGCGGTCGTCGCGCGCGCGAACACCACCGTCGCTGCGCTCGTGGCCCGAGCGCAAGCACCGCTGGCGGTCACCGCCAACTGCATGGCACGCGACAAGGCAGTCGCACTCGGCGGGGGCAAGAGTGTCGGCACCGGCCATTTCGAACGCGCCGCCGGTAATGCGAGCGCGTTCCGCGCAAACCCAGCTTTCGATGCCGCGATCTTGGCGCTCGCCGCCGGCTTGGTACAGGACATGAAGCTCGGCCAAGGCCCCGCCACGGACATCATCACCGTCGGCGCATCGGCAACCGATTATATCGGACACACCTACGGCACCGAGGGCGCCGAGATGTGCCTGCAGATGGGTGAGCTCGATCGCAATCTCGGCGGCTTCTTCGCCGTGCTCGATGCGACCGGCGTGGATTACGAGGTCGTGCTGACCGCTGACCATGGCGGCAACGACATCCCCGAACGCGAAGTGCTGTCTAACATCCCCGAGGCGCAGCGCGCTGCGCCCGTGCTGGCACCTGCGGCCATGGGCAAGGCGATCGCCGACAAGCTCGGTATCGCCGCGCCCCTGCTGTTCGGCGACATTCCCAATGGCGACGTCTGGCTATCCACTGCGCTCACCCCGGCACAACGCAAGGCCGTGCTCGCAGAGGCAGTCGCCCGCTACAAGGCAATGCCGCAGGTCGCCGCCGTGCTCACCGCTTCGGACATCAAGGCGACTCCGATGCCCAAGGGTCCGCCGGCGGCATGGACGCTCGCCGAGCGCGCGCGTGCCTCGTTCGATCCCACGCGCTCGGGCGACCTGCTGGTGTTCCTCAAGCCGCGCGTTACGCCGATCCCCAATGCCGCCGGCGGCTATGTCGCCACGCATGGGTCGCCCTACGATTATGACCGTCGCGTGCCGATCCTGTTCTGGCGCGCAGGGATGACGGGCTTCGAGCATCCGGGTGGCGTCGAGACCGTCGACATCGCGCCAACGCTTGCGCGCACGATCGGGCTCAAGCTGCGCGGCGTGGATGGCCGCTGCCTGGATCTCACCGCAGGCGGCGCTTCCTGCAGGTAA
- a CDS encoding protein-disulfide reductase DsbD family protein, translating to MRGLWVTIVTLLTIMLAGSAAAYPQPSMGATQHLAIRLVAESPQPAAGSRVTLALETRPERDWHGYWSNPGDAGFPATLTWTLPKGVIAGVLAYPVPGTLLIAGLMNYVYEKPYAPLVTLTIPAGLAAGTKLPVRLKMSYLVCTKALCVPENADLALDLMVGDGNVAPGVRKRFDAWRQAIPKPLDTKATWQAADGVATIAVPYPAAAPLAGGYFFPVTSGVIDNAAPQTISRDGDRVLIATKARAGGQQLDGVLRIAPDRALSVTALPGTVASARGAPLGEMWLAALIAFGGAMLGGLILNVMPCVFPILSIKALSLARGHLDEAAARREALAYAGGVIAVCVALGALILGLRAGGSAVGWAFQLQDPRVVVLLLLLTVGLALNLAGLFEIPTPRFVGASGGVSGAFATGALAAFVATPCTGPFMGAALGAALVLPWAAALAVFAGLGWGLALPFLALGFIPRLRGRLPRPGAWMETFRHVLSVPMWLTALALAWVLGRQAGVDGLTLGLGAALLIGLSLWVAGRRQGRGLSFGPVAAISLAVTATAAAMLMQRASAGPVQMAGSEAFSEARLAALRAEKRPVFAYFTADWCVTCKVNEAAAIDTKTAQAAFAKNKVAVLVGDWTDGDPVLGRFIEAHNRAGVPLYLYYAPGAAMPQVLPQILTPGMLAKLGS from the coding sequence ATGCGCGGTTTATGGGTCACGATCGTGACGCTGCTGACGATAATGCTGGCCGGGTCGGCAGCGGCGTACCCGCAGCCGTCGATGGGCGCCACACAGCATCTGGCGATCCGGCTGGTGGCGGAAAGCCCACAGCCGGCGGCAGGATCGCGCGTCACGCTGGCACTCGAGACCCGGCCCGAGCGCGACTGGCATGGCTATTGGTCCAATCCGGGCGATGCAGGATTTCCCGCGACGCTGACCTGGACGCTGCCCAAGGGCGTCATCGCGGGCGTGCTGGCCTATCCGGTGCCGGGCACGCTGCTGATCGCGGGCCTGATGAACTATGTCTATGAGAAGCCCTATGCGCCCCTCGTGACGTTGACCATTCCGGCAGGACTGGCGGCGGGGACCAAGCTGCCGGTGCGGCTCAAGATGAGCTATCTGGTGTGCACCAAGGCGTTGTGCGTGCCGGAGAATGCCGATCTGGCGCTCGACCTAATGGTTGGTGACGGCAATGTCGCGCCGGGCGTGCGGAAACGGTTCGATGCATGGCGGCAGGCGATACCCAAGCCGCTGGACACGAAGGCGACCTGGCAGGCGGCGGACGGGGTGGCGACGATCGCGGTGCCATATCCCGCGGCCGCGCCGCTGGCTGGCGGCTATTTCTTCCCGGTGACGTCGGGGGTGATCGACAATGCCGCACCGCAGACGATCTCGCGCGACGGCGACCGCGTGCTGATTGCGACCAAGGCAAGGGCGGGTGGCCAGCAATTGGATGGCGTGCTGCGCATCGCGCCGGATCGTGCATTGTCGGTGACGGCACTGCCCGGCACCGTGGCGAGCGCACGTGGCGCTCCCCTCGGCGAGATGTGGCTGGCAGCCCTGATCGCGTTCGGGGGGGCAATGCTCGGCGGGTTGATCCTCAACGTCATGCCTTGCGTCTTCCCGATCCTCAGCATCAAGGCGCTGAGCCTGGCGCGTGGGCATCTGGACGAGGCCGCGGCACGGCGCGAGGCGCTCGCTTATGCGGGTGGCGTGATCGCGGTGTGCGTGGCGCTGGGCGCATTGATTCTCGGGCTTCGCGCGGGCGGGTCCGCCGTCGGCTGGGCGTTCCAGCTGCAGGATCCGCGCGTGGTCGTGCTGCTATTGTTGCTGACGGTCGGGCTGGCGCTCAACCTTGCCGGACTGTTCGAGATCCCCACGCCGCGCTTTGTCGGTGCCAGTGGCGGGGTAAGCGGCGCCTTCGCAACCGGGGCACTGGCGGCGTTCGTCGCGACGCCATGCACCGGGCCGTTCATGGGGGCCGCACTCGGCGCGGCTTTGGTGCTGCCCTGGGCAGCGGCGCTGGCGGTATTTGCCGGATTGGGGTGGGGGCTGGCCTTGCCGTTCCTGGCCTTGGGCTTCATCCCGAGGTTGCGGGGGCGCTTGCCGAGGCCGGGTGCCTGGATGGAGACGTTTCGCCATGTGCTGAGCGTGCCGATGTGGCTGACCGCACTGGCGCTCGCCTGGGTGCTGGGGCGGCAGGCCGGCGTCGATGGGTTGACGCTCGGCCTCGGGGCGGCGCTATTGATCGGGCTGAGTCTGTGGGTAGCGGGACGCCGGCAGGGGCGGGGGCTGAGCTTCGGGCCGGTTGCGGCAATCTCGCTGGCGGTCACGGCGACTGCGGCCGCCATGTTGATGCAGCGCGCTTCGGCTGGCCCGGTGCAGATGGCGGGGAGCGAGGCGTTCAGCGAAGCACGGCTTGCCGCGCTGCGCGCCGAGAAGCGGCCGGTCTTCGCCTACTTCACTGCCGATTGGTGCGTGACGTGCAAGGTCAACGAGGCAGCGGCGATCGACACCAAGACCGCGCAGGCGGCGTTTGCGAAGAACAAGGTTGCGGTGCTGGTCGGCGACTGGACTGATGGCGATCCGGTGCTCGGCCGGTTCATCGAGGCGCACAACCGCGCGGGTGTCCCGCTATACTTATACTATGCACCCGGCGCCGCTATGCCACAGGTGCTGCCGCAGATTCTTACGCCGGGAATGCTGGCGAAGCTTGGCTCCTAG